A section of the Rattus norvegicus strain BN/NHsdMcwi chromosome 15, GRCr8, whole genome shotgun sequence genome encodes:
- the LOC134482066 gene encoding mast cell protease 1-like, translating into MSLTSPDLWNPVLPFSYFGAIKAGTRAGPQQKLTPGCTPGTMQALLFLMALLLPSGAGAEEIIGGVESIPHSRPYMAHLDIVTERGYKDSCEKPLSPLENKRESTEQKIKVEKQIAHPNYNFSSKLHNIMLPKPGKMCRAAGWGLTGMTDPSTDTLREVDKEACKIYRRYDESFKVCVGSPRRKRSPYEGDSGGPLLCAGVAHGIVSHGREDAKPPAAFTRISP; encoded by the exons ATGAGCTTGACCAGCCCAGACCTGTGGAATCcagtccttcctttctcctaCTTTGGAGCTATAAAAGCAGGAACCAGGGCAGGACCACAGCAGAAGCTCACCCCAGGCTGCACCCCTGGCACAATGCAGGCCCTGCTATTCCTGATGGCTCTTCTCTTGccttctggagctggagctg AGGAGATTATTGGTGGTGTGGAGTCTATTCCACACTCCCGCCCTTACATGGCCCATCTGGACATCGTCACTGAGAGAGGTTACAAGGACAGCTGTG AGAAACCACTGTCACCCTTGGAGAACAAGAGAGAATCCACAGAGCAGAAGATAAAAGTGGAAAAACAAATCGCTCACCCAAATTACAACTTCTCTTCCAAGCTCCATAACATCATGTTACCGAAG CCTGGGAAGATGTGTCGAGCAGCTGGCTGGGGCCTAACTGGAATGACAGATCCTTCTACAGATACACTGAGGGAGGTTGATAAAGAGGCCTGTAAAATCTATAGGCGTTATGACGAAAGCTTCAAGGTCTGTGTGGGCAGTCCTAGAAGGAAGAGATCACCATATGAG GGAGACTCTGGCGGACCGCTACTGTGCGCTGGTGTGGCCCATGGTATTGTATCTCATGGACGTGAAGATGCAAAGCCCCCTGCAGCCTTCACCCGAATCTCCCCATAG
- the Cma1 gene encoding chymase precursor, with translation MNLHALCLLLLLLGSSTKAGEIIGGTECIPHSRPYMAYLEIVTSDNYLSACSGFLIRRNFVLTAAHCAGRSITVLLGAHNKTYKEDTWQKLEVEKQFIHPNYDKRLVLHDIMLLKLKEKAKLTLGVGTLPLSANFNFIPPGRMCRAVGWGRTNVNEPASDTLQEVKMRLQEPQSCKHFTSFQHKSQLCVGNPKKMQNVYKGDSGGPLLCAGIAQGIASYVHPNAKPPAVFTRISHYRPWINKILREN, from the exons ATGAATCTCCATGCTCTGTGTCTGCTGCTCCTTCTCCTGGGTTCCAGCACCAAAGCTG GGGAGATCATCGGGGGCACGGAGTGCATACCACACTCCCGCCCCTACATGGCCTATCTAGAAATTGTCACTTCTGACAATTACCTGTCAGCCTGCAGTGGCTTCCTGATCAGACGAAACTTTGTGCTGACTGCAGCTCACTGTGCAGGACG GTCTATAACCGTCCTCCTAGGAGCTCAtaacaaaacatataaagaagacaCATGGCAGAAGCTCGAGGTTGAAAAGCAATTCATTCATCCAAACTATGATAAGCGTTTGGTTCTCCATGACATCATGTTACTGAAG TTGAAGGAGAAAGCCAAGCTAACCCTAGGCGTGGGAACCCTCCCACTCTCGGCCAACTTCAACTTCATTCCACCCGGGAGAATGTGCAGGGCAGTTGGCTGGGGCAGAACAAACGTGAATGAACCAGCCTCTGACACACTGCAGGAAGTAAAGATGAGACTCCAGGAGCCCCAATCCTGCAAACACTTCACCAGTTTTCAACACAAGTCCCAGTTGTGTGTGGGCAACCCCAAGAAGATGCAAAATGTATACAAG ggAGACTCTGGAGGAcctctcctgtgtgctgggatagCCCAAGGCATTGCATCCTACGTACATCCGAATGCAAAGCCCCCTGCTGTCTTCACCAGAATCTCCCATTACAGACCCTGGATCAATAAGATCTTGAGGGAGAATTAA
- the LOC134482065 gene encoding large ribosomal subunit protein eL21-like, with amino-acid sequence MGIHKKGDIVDIKGMVAVQKGTTPKCYHGKPGRVCSVTQHAMGIIVNTQVKGKLLAKRISVRIEQIKQLRSRDGFLKQVQENDQKKKEAKEKGTWVPLKRQPVPPREVHFVRTNGKEPELREPIPYGFMA; translated from the coding sequence ATGGGAATCCacaagaagggtgatattgtagacatcaagggaatggtCGCTGTTCAAAAAGGAACAACCCCTAAGTGTTACCACGGCAAACCTGGAAGAGTCTGCAGTGTCACCCAGCATGCCatgggcatcattgtaaacacGCAAGTTAAGGGCAAGcttctggccaagaggatcagTGTGAGGATTGAGCAAATCAAGCAATTGAGGAGCAGAGATGGCTTCCTGAAGCAGGTGCAGGAGaacgatcagaagaaaaaggaagccaaagagaagggcacctgggttccgCTGAAGCGCCAGCCTGTGCCACCCAGAGAAGTgcactttgtgaggactaacggaaAAGAGCCTGAGCTGCGGGAGCCCATTCCATATGGTTTCATGGCCTAA